The following coding sequences are from one Nicotiana tomentosiformis chromosome 3, ASM39032v3, whole genome shotgun sequence window:
- the LOC138907296 gene encoding uncharacterized protein produces the protein MRGCERQDREAKRPCGTGGFSGGHAAATSRQTQTSQQRWLEFLNDYDITILYHPEKANVMADALSRKAEILGSLTYLPVAERPLVLDVQDLANQFVRLDISEPSWVIVCVVSRSSLYDRIRERQYYDPHLLVLKDTVQYDDAKEVSIGDDGVLRMQG, from the exons atgcggggctgTGAGAGAcaggacagggaggccaaaaggccttgtggtactggaggatttagtggtggccatGCTGCAGCTACAAGCCGTCAGACGCAGACATCACAG cagagatggttggagtttcttaatgactatgatatcactattctatatcatcccgagaaggccaatgtgatggccgatgccttgagtcgaaaagCAGAGATCTTGGGCAGTTTaacatatctaccggtagcagaaaGGCCACTAGTGCTAGATGTTCAGGACTtagctaatcagtttgttagattggatatttcggagcccagctgGGTTATTGTTTGTGTGGTTTCccgatcttccttatatgatcgcatcagagagcgtcaatattatgatccccatttgcttgtccttaaggacacagtacaGTACGACGATgctaaggaggtttctattggagatgatggtgtgttgcggatgcagggatga